The Garra rufa unplaced genomic scaffold, GarRuf1.0 hap1_unplaced_932, whole genome shotgun sequence DNA segment gtgtgtgtgtgctgtgacCATAAGTTAAAGTGATGCATGCAGTGCTATTCTAAGATGGTTGGTTATTTCAAAGCTATATGTGTGCACATCAAGTATGGTCTGATTAATTATGTGATTCATGGAACAGGGAGTGTTTTTATGtctatgcataaataaataaatagacatatCATTTCATACTACcatatactaccattcaaaggtttgggaaggttttttttttttttttttttttttaagaatgtttCTAAGAAATTATTCAGCAAGGCCCCATTTAAACTGATTTTAAGTGAGCAGTAACTAGGGCTGGACGATTAATCAATAAGTAATTGAAACCAAAATATCAGAACTTTTAATCAAcataattttcccatgtcagtgatttcattttttttaatcctgTTAATACTTTCCCATTAAAAACATACTACCACGTGTGTAGTCAGTGCTATATGAACGTATATGACCTTTGTTCCACTGCAGAAATGCTTTActtacttggatttttttgtcttttttttccagccaaaatatctaaaaattctcaaatcaagaaggattttctagacgagtaaaaattatttccttgttatcagaaaaaaaaaaagttaaattaagtgcatttttgcttgaaacaagcaaaataatcttgttttctgattgaaataagattttttcctcacccattggcagactatttagcttgttttaaacaaaactcacttaattttgacttttttttctgaaaacaagaatataatttttacttgtctagaaaatcctgcttgatttaagattttttttatattttggctgaaaagAAGACAAAGTCctattaagaaaagcatttttttgcttCTTTTGTAGCATCTTTTTTATCATTCCTGAGTGCTGATTTTTAAACACAAATATGtgcaaaaaaatagaaataaaattataataacaatataagcaaaaagaaaaataatcatTCATTAATCATAATCGAGGTAAAGTGTTCAATTAATCAAGATTTTGATTTAAGGTCATAGCAGGTAGAGTTCAAGattaagttcaaaagaacaacatttgttTGAAATATATCTCTTTCTGTAACTATTGAagatatatttcaaataaatgttcttttgaacaACATTTTTTTGAACATGCTATTTTATAGttacaaaaaaagatatatatttcaaacaaatgttgttcttttgaacttaatCTTGAACATTCATTGTTTCATCCTCCGTCTTAGTCTAGGGGTAAATAGGAAACGGCAAACAATAAACAGCTCTCCAGCCCCAGAATCACAAACAACCAAAAAGGCTTCATTTTTAAATGGATTGTCTGCTTTTTATTTTCAACTGAAGCAAGGGTTCAAAGCAAAACAGTGgtatgaaaacaaaaatacaaacaaaaacatttcctCGGGAGGAGACAAAAGAAAACCAAAATGCATCTATCTAAAAGGGAAATAAACATGAACTTACCTAtacataaaaagaaaagaaaaagaaaaaaacttctcTCACTGACTAACTAACAATCAAACAGGAAAAAAGTATGGGTTCCCTCCACCCTATACGTTACCCATAAACCTTTAACTGATCAATAATGAAAATCATCAACTCAAAAACATGTGGTGAAACACACTACAAAGAGCATGATTTTTTATATTGGTATTCTCCGAACAAGCACCAATCAGAGCATGGACAGTACTCAGAACTATTGGATGGATGAGCACAGGTGATAGCCATTAACACACACAGGAAGAGGGAAAGAAAGGACAAAGAGAGCAACTTACAAACGTGAGCATATACAGCAAATGTTTGATGTTATCCTTCCAGCTGTGAACATCTATCTGGTGGTCCACCCCACTGTGTCAGCTTGCTACACATCTCCCTTTTAACAGAAAATCTCGGAGGGGTTAACTTAATTTCTGACAGTCGTGTTGAGCCAATACAAAGGAAAAGATGTCTGAAATAGAGAGAAATAGGGTTACAGAGACCTGCAGACAGAAATGTAACCAACGTGATCACTGTAGTCTTTTTCATATGTAAGTGTGATACATATACAGTATGTTAATGTATGTGTAGACACAAGTgatgaaaaaaataatcacataagaagattattcattcattttggtTTATCTAATCTTTGATCTCTGTTTTTTTACTCAAACTCAAAACATGGATCTAACAGCTTACTCATCCTGGACAATCATTCCTTTAAGAACCAGTGGATGGTTCTTGAGGGACATTGTGAATGTTTTTCTAAAATTTGGTTCTTAAGTTGCTGGGAGAGAAGTGCCTCCGCCTCACAACTTGTTCAAGATATCAATATATTGTGTTGGCACCATCTGGCattgccttaatcatcctgggcatggaattgaccagggCAGCACAGGTTTTCttcttccactcctctataatgacatcacggagctgctggacattagacacatggtgcttctccaccttacgcttgaggatgccccacaggtgcttaatagggttcaggtctggagacataccttcatcttcctcagcaaggcagtcgtcatcttggtggtgtgtttgggattgttatcatgttagaaaaaaaaaaaaactgccattcagcctagtttctggagggaaggcgtcatgttctgcttcagaatgtacagtacataatggaatccatgtttccctcaatgaactgctgCTCCCagcaccagcagcactcatgcagccccagaccatgatgacTGTAGGCAACACACAGTtgtcttggtactcctcaccagggcatcgccacacatgctggacaccatctgagccaaacaagattatattatagtctcatcagaccacaggacatggttccagtaactcatgctcttggttgtcttcagcaaactgtttgcaggctttcttgtgagccagcttcagatgaggcttccatCCGGGAGACcgtctatgcaaaccgacttgttgctgTATGTGGCAGATGGTCTGATCActaacaagctgaccttctacctctgcaacctttaaagcaatgtggGCAGCGCTcatgcatttgtttttgtttgttttttaagccaggatctgcacctgacgcacagaacaagtgctcaacttcgttgattgaCCCTTGCGAGGTCTGTTCCGAacggaacccatcttggaaaacctctatatgaccctgaccactgtagtgtagctcagtttcagggtgttactgaacctctgatAGTCTTGGTCATCTTTgcggagagcaacaattctaattctcaaatcctcagagagttttttgccatgagatgccatgttgaacatccagtggtcagtatgagagaattgcacTTAAAGCATCTAATTTCAACtgttctaatacaagatacacaactttatggtcctgtcaagcagatgAAAACATAAagatgatgaataggacatgtggctttgcatggttaaacaacacactgctgttatcacttttgttgccagctattttgacaataacggctttatgttgatttatttttagaGGACCGTAAacctatactgctatacaagctgcacactgactactctaatatatatatccaagtttcatatctatagtattgtcccttgagaagatatactaaaatggttgctgaaatgttaggggtgtactcacttccGTGATATACTGTAGTTTCACAAACTGTTATGGTTTCACTGATTTCTAGAACAGTTACTGCTCCACCATTACACTAGTGTTGAATGAGTGATGGAGAGAGAGGACAGTTCACGTGTAATTACTAGATAAGAGGTATTATGATGAGAAAATATCAGTCAGAGTGGGGGCTACAAAAGGAATCCCACTTTCAGGTTTAAGAGAACACAGTGGCTAGCCATCCAGTGCTCACACACCCttccacaatatttttttttttcagttctaaacacacactttctttcttttttttttttttacacctttctGCCAGCCTGCTGTCATTTGGCCTGTTGTCTGACCATCTTCCTGTTTTTACCCTTCTTGTGATCTAATTATATTCATGAGATTTTTATACAGAATAAGTACATGTATGAATGTATGCATTTACTGTACAGTAAGACATTTCTGTGTTAATATAAAAAATGTGAGGGGAGGGGAGCTCTATTGTCATTAAAATGAATGTGATGTATGCAAACATCTCATCTGCTTTCTCTCTTCCCTGCAGTCGAGCAGCTCCTTCAGCTGAGTTCTCGGTGGACCGCACACGTCACCTGATGTCCTTTCTGACCATGCTGGGTCCCAGTCCTGACTGGAACGTGGGTCTGTCATCCGAGGACCTGTGCACCAGAGAGTGTGGCTGGGTACAGAAAGTGGTTCAGGACCTCATTCCATGGGATGCGGGGACAGACAGCGGGGTCACTTATGAGGTGAGCGCTCATCCAGCGGTGTCCAAACATCACTTCTGTTTAGCATTTTTCTCATTTCATATAGAATCTGTCATCACAAAGGACATTATTGTTGGGACAGTTTGAGTGAGTTTCAGAATTTTGTAGCATTTGATATGTCCCGATTTTTCTGGTATGCAAGCTGGCATAAACCTCACTTGTGCAAGATCTGCACATAGCAAACTTGTCATCATAATAACttgatttataatttattttttagaaaatctgTTGCAGTCTTTTTCACTCTCTGAGTTTAGATGTGAAGTCAGTGAAGCACTTTTCTTCCAAGGTTTTTTGGATTATGTAGGGTTGTGACTATCACACACTTGCTCAAAGCAAACCCCACTAAATGAGTTTTATCTGTGCTAATAACAGagcaaaataaaaacagttatgaTTTAATTTAGAAAAAGGCAGTTTGCTAGTTGAAATGGTCCACTGGAGACCATTCAGTCTTGGCCATAGCTTGATTCTGCCATCTACTAGTgtgagaacaacaacaaaaacaacaaaatgattaaattgacatcaattgtttgtttattcattaattttgttttatttttcatttgcatATTAAGAAGCTATTATTTAACTTGTATATTTTTTGGTGTGTTTTTAGGGGAATATTCTAAGTTAAAGATACATTAAGCTCTATTAACAGCACGGGTTTCTCATTTACCTcggaaaaaaatgtatgtatgcaTTTAGTTATTTGTTTAATCATTCATCAACTATTCTCAGATGTTGTAGATAGAGCTTATGTAAATGGGCCTAACAAAGTCTTGGATttcacacttttaatgttttcctCCTTTTATTGGAGAGACGGCCTGTGTGCATAATTTGTATCGCTCCCCTGGTTGTGCGTGTTATATTCAACCTCTTTCTGCGACCTTGCTGCTTGACTGTGAAGCTAATTTctcttctttaacatctgaaggcTTGCTGTGTTGTGTGAGGccatttttaaactgtaaaatatagAATAACCAAGTAGAATTGCCCTTTTGtgtatagtatttattattaaacataagtTCAAATATAAGGTAAGTCCATCACAGTTCAGAACAGTTTATCAAAAGTCTAGttgtaaaaaatatttgcaaaatgTTTGCATGCCTCCTTTCacttcattgtatggaaaaaagCAGCTGGAACATCATGTGCTCTGCGAAAGAAAAAAGGGATgccatatgaaaaaaaaaaagtattattagtTAGCCAATATCCCACAACCAATGTTGGGTTTTGTGTGGTTATTCATAAAAATGACTTGAACATTTGACATTTTGCTAAACTGGTTTATTCATTGTGCCATAGTCTCCGAACAAGCCTGCAACACCTCCAGAGAAAATCCGTCCCCTCACAAGTTTAGACCATCCACAGAGCCCTTTCTACGACCCAGAGGGTGGCGCGATCACTCCTGTGGCCAGAATTGTTGTGGAGAGAATTGCCCGCAAGGTATGTTTCTTTGCTTGTCTTAGAAACATTGAATTTCAAAAGAAAGTGTTCCTGGCTGTTGCACTTTTAGCTTTTATTATTGTGCAAAACAGCTCTCCATTATTCATGTCATAAAAATCTCTAAACTGAGAGCTAAAATAACTTGACGAGAGCAGATTATACATATTTATGAACCCAGCATGTCACAGCAGTGCCCTGAAAATATTGAAAGCCACACATCCTCGATTGGGAAAGAGTTAAATTGCTGTAAGAGAATTAGGATAAAAATGGGGCAAAGTATAAGCCATGACTTTTTTTGCTGTTTTCAATCAGGTGGTAATAGTGAATCAAATGCCATCACTGTGTAGATGAAAATGAACGAATGTGGGACATCATTGAAAGTCTATTTGAAAGTTTGTGTTGTTTTCTGATGTCTGCAGGGTGAGCAGTGCAACATTGTGCCTGATAATGTGGACGACATTGTGGCTGACATTGCCAGGAGGAAAAAGAAGAAGGTTTGCATCTTTTTGTCTTTTCATCAAAGGCGACcttgagagagagagaatgagactTTTAACTATTCAATGTCCTAAACTtctacccccggtttcacagacaaggcttaagcctagtcctagactaaaatgtaagtctgagctgtttcaactgaaataatattgcactgattgatcttaaaatacatcagtgcctttgttttgtctcaagatgcacaccagtaatgttttttctaagcatgtttatgaaaattacttaaatgtcctaattgaactatggcctaatcctggcttagtctaagccctgtctgtgaaaccgggccctaAAGTCCAACTTTGAGAGGCTTATATAAAACACGAGAACATTAAGTATATCTCCATTAAGTACCAACTTTGTCTGAGGTGTTTAATTTAGATTAGATTAATTTAGATTTGAGTGATAGAGCAGTTTGGATGAAAGCAATAGAAACTTCTGTACATCACAAGACTTCATGAAATACTCAGTTATCTTTTAGTGAAATCTCTAAAAAAAACTTGGTCTCTGATGTTTCTTTCAAACTTCTTTCAGCAGTAAGAAATAACAGCAGTAACATGCCAGAATACACAACCACAAaaatacttgttttctttttagatTAGAAAGAGATCAGATTGTGCCCAGATCATAGGCTTTCAGTCAGAATTCAACATAAAATGTAAGCCCTAGGAGCTGGACACAATCTATTCTGTCTCTAATATTTtggtcttctttaaaaaaaatatgtaaccGAGATGTT contains these protein-coding regions:
- the LOC141317405 gene encoding spondin-1-like; protein product: RAAPSAEFSVDRTRHLMSFLTMLGPSPDWNVGLSSEDLCTRECGWVQKVVQDLIPWDAGTDSGVTYESPNKPATPPEKIRPLTSLDHPQSPFYDPEGGAITPVARIVVERIARKGEQCNIVPDNVDDIVADIARRKKKK